One window of the bacterium genome contains the following:
- a CDS encoding O-antigen ligase family protein: MNATNAIQRLSARKISMVLIAIFACIAVGLLMALQIPCVPVICFLAFVIILIVVIEHPAYLVSLLVITYPLEYSKTFFPFLLLDKSIDGASVSIIDLFRLTALLTIIVAAFLSAKTFKSIRPRGHVALIMALFILYYAFSAIIISSDHKGSMIELFRLIFNVAMCGAIIYLLNNQKRIELFAAAIIYTGFAIGLLSIFQYATGIYIWNSALTISGMNRVNATFGDPNILARFILEAFVFYLCVYKQHKIVKLPAFLAFPVYLLALFVTFSRSGFIGLLFVIVILGVYGVWRVNLKSSLALFGCLVIAGTFTLASKEFTSRIGSFSSGISAFGARIALINTAVRMFIDHPIFGVGINTFQSCASMNYTNLLPYGGNYVAKSHTSLLTIAAELGLVGIILTVALFVSLYRLTKKISSGSRLWFIGIASWVSILVILLSSQSEGRLLDDPMLFMLSGVIVAAYRNFTRKPL; the protein is encoded by the coding sequence ATGAATGCGACGAATGCAATTCAAAGACTATCAGCCAGGAAAATCAGCATGGTGTTGATAGCTATATTTGCGTGTATTGCAGTGGGTCTTCTGATGGCTCTGCAGATTCCTTGCGTCCCTGTCATATGCTTCCTGGCATTTGTTATCATTTTAATAGTTGTGATTGAGCATCCGGCGTATTTAGTCTCGTTGCTTGTCATAACATACCCCTTGGAATACTCCAAAACATTCTTTCCTTTCTTGTTGTTGGATAAAAGTATTGATGGAGCCAGTGTCTCAATTATTGACCTTTTTCGGTTGACCGCATTACTTACAATAATAGTGGCTGCTTTTCTGAGTGCGAAGACATTCAAAAGTATCCGTCCGCGCGGCCATGTAGCGTTGATTATGGCTCTATTTATCCTTTATTATGCATTTTCTGCAATAATAATATCATCAGATCATAAGGGATCGATGATAGAGCTATTCAGGCTCATTTTCAATGTCGCAATGTGCGGAGCGATTATTTATCTGCTGAACAATCAAAAGCGGATCGAACTATTTGCAGCAGCGATTATCTATACAGGCTTTGCGATTGGGCTCCTAAGTATATTTCAATATGCTACAGGCATCTATATCTGGAACAGTGCCCTTACGATATCCGGTATGAACCGCGTTAATGCCACCTTTGGCGACCCAAATATTCTTGCAAGATTTATACTGGAGGCTTTTGTATTCTATCTGTGCGTCTATAAACAGCATAAGATTGTCAAGCTGCCTGCTTTTCTTGCTTTTCCGGTATACTTGCTCGCATTATTTGTCACCTTTTCCCGAAGCGGTTTCATTGGGTTGTTGTTTGTTATAGTCATCCTTGGAGTATATGGAGTTTGGAGAGTTAATTTAAAATCATCACTGGCGCTTTTCGGATGTTTGGTGATAGCTGGAACGTTTACATTAGCCAGCAAGGAGTTTACGAGCAGAATTGGTTCATTTTCTTCAGGGATATCTGCATTTGGTGCAAGAATCGCTTTGATTAATACAGCCGTAAGAATGTTTATAGATCATCCTATTTTCGGTGTGGGCATTAATACATTTCAATCATGCGCATCAATGAACTATACGAATTTATTGCCATATGGCGGAAACTATGTAGCGAAATCACATACATCATTATTGACAATTGCAGCAGAGCTAGGGTTAGTTGGTATAATACTCACTGTTGCGCTGTTTGTATCGCTATATAGGCTGACCAAAAAAATAAGCAGCGGTTCAAGGTTGTGGTTCATCGGCATCGCCTCATGGGTATCAATTCTGGTTATTTTATTGAGTTCTCAATCTGAAGGCCGCTTGCTGGATGATCCAATGCTTTTTATGCTATCAGGAGTAATTGTTGCAGCGTATCGCAACTTCACAAGGAAGCCATTATGA
- a CDS encoding glycosyltransferase yields the protein MRLAILSDGISSHAQKWVRSLSERGHDVHLISMENMEDPGDVRVHLLPFKRPFGYYLNVGILRRLLKKIQPDLLHVHYASGNGTLGRLANYRPCILSVWGSDVFKFPYQSRSRFNILRRNLEHYDYILSTSSAMADQVTDLYPHLARPTVIPFGVNTAQFRPISPAGKNDFVTVGIIKSLRHSYAIDILLKAFAKASCDDSLKMRLMIVGNGSLKRQFVDLAQSLNIQNLVDFVDRIPHHDVPRYMNRIDIFVNASRSESFGVAVLEASACGVPVITSSVGGLPEVTVNGVTGKIVPAEDVDALADAILLLARDESLRKEMGENGREFVKEHYEWSACVDRMEEVYKNILQGVDIHK from the coding sequence ATGAGACTTGCCATACTCTCCGATGGAATATCGTCTCATGCGCAAAAGTGGGTTCGCTCTTTAAGCGAGCGTGGGCATGATGTCCATCTCATTTCTATGGAGAATATGGAAGATCCTGGCGATGTGCGTGTACATCTTCTGCCTTTCAAACGGCCTTTTGGCTATTATCTGAATGTAGGCATTCTCAGGCGCCTGCTCAAAAAGATACAGCCGGACTTGCTGCATGTGCATTATGCCAGCGGAAACGGTACTCTGGGGCGTCTTGCCAATTATCGGCCTTGTATTTTGTCGGTCTGGGGGAGTGATGTGTTTAAGTTTCCATATCAGTCCCGGTCGCGTTTCAATATACTTCGGCGAAACCTGGAGCATTATGACTATATATTATCCACAAGCAGTGCAATGGCGGACCAGGTGACTGACCTCTATCCGCACCTTGCCAGGCCGACAGTTATACCGTTTGGAGTAAACACGGCGCAATTTCGGCCGATTTCGCCGGCCGGCAAGAACGATTTCGTAACTGTAGGGATTATTAAGTCGTTGAGGCACTCATACGCTATCGATATATTGCTCAAAGCATTTGCCAAGGCAAGCTGTGATGACAGCTTGAAGATGAGATTGATGATCGTTGGAAACGGATCACTAAAGAGGCAGTTCGTTGACTTGGCACAAAGTCTGAACATCCAAAATTTAGTTGATTTCGTTGATCGTATACCGCATCATGATGTGCCTCGATATATGAACAGGATTGATATATTTGTCAATGCCAGTCGATCGGAAAGCTTTGGAGTTGCGGTGTTGGAAGCATCGGCCTGCGGCGTGCCTGTTATCACAAGCAGCGTTGGGGGACTGCCTGAGGTCACTGTCAATGGTGTCACCGGGAAGATCGTTCCAGCAGAAGATGTTGATGCGCTTGCTGACGCGATACTGCTGCTGGCAAGAGACGAATCTCTGCGTAAGGAAATGGGGGAAAATGGGCGCGAATTCGTCAAGGAACACTACGAATGGTCTGCCTGTGTAGATCGGATGGAAGAGGTCTATAAGAACATTTTGCAGGGTGTTGATATCCACAAGTAG
- a CDS encoding acyltransferase, producing MKSLAKRLFSCIVPLLRLAASPFFDSKYLRGRYFDSSIIGWRWAWRSFWLQKILGFNRHVPWPVSPCIMVAYPRNIEFHPDDINNFQTIGCYFRASEAKIKIGRGSYIAPGVGIITANHDIDRLECSAPGQEVVIGERCWIGMNSIILPGVTLGPHTIVGAGAVVTGSFPEGHCVIAGVPAKQVK from the coding sequence GTGAAGAGTCTTGCTAAGAGATTGTTTTCTTGTATTGTGCCTCTGCTACGTCTGGCAGCATCTCCTTTTTTTGACTCGAAGTATCTAAGGGGCAGATATTTTGATTCTTCCATAATAGGATGGAGATGGGCTTGGAGGTCTTTTTGGCTGCAGAAAATCTTGGGCTTTAACAGACACGTGCCCTGGCCTGTGAGCCCGTGTATCATGGTGGCTTATCCGAGGAATATTGAGTTCCATCCTGACGACATCAACAACTTTCAAACCATTGGGTGCTATTTCCGAGCATCTGAAGCAAAGATAAAGATCGGCAGGGGATCTTACATAGCTCCCGGTGTCGGAATAATAACCGCAAATCATGACATCGATCGACTCGAATGCTCTGCTCCGGGTCAAGAAGTCGTTATTGGAGAAAGATGCTGGATCGGGATGAATTCAATAATCCTCCCAGGCGTCACACTTGGACCTCATACCATAGTGGGAGCAGGAGCGGTCGTCACCGGCAGCTTTCCTGAAGGACATTGTGTGATTGCAGGTGTACCCGCCAAACAAGTCAAGTAA
- a CDS encoding acyltransferase, which translates to MGLIYKLLSLVVGYRFRRRAACGNNTEIGWTAKAISHNKRQIQIGANCAIMSACICNSEGNIEIGPYTTVRYKSVIGSAIGIKIGSHCIISNNVTIYDHNSHPTDPDVRKKMCESGFNSSLWDWKYADKKPIVIKDNVWIGQNALICKGVTIGEGAVVAANAVVTKDVPAYSIAAGNPAKVVKTLQPQNRI; encoded by the coding sequence ATGGGGCTAATATATAAGTTGCTTTCGCTTGTGGTCGGTTATCGATTCAGGAGAAGGGCTGCATGCGGCAATAATACCGAGATCGGATGGACGGCCAAGGCCATAAGCCATAACAAGAGGCAAATACAAATAGGTGCCAATTGTGCCATTATGTCGGCTTGCATATGTAATAGCGAAGGAAACATAGAAATAGGACCATACACCACTGTCAGGTATAAGTCAGTTATAGGTTCTGCAATAGGAATTAAAATCGGATCTCACTGCATCATATCCAATAATGTGACAATCTACGACCATAATAGCCACCCGACTGATCCTGATGTCCGCAAGAAAATGTGTGAGAGCGGGTTTAACAGCAGTTTATGGGATTGGAAATATGCGGACAAGAAACCCATAGTGATTAAGGACAATGTGTGGATAGGACAAAACGCATTGATCTGCAAGGGGGTCACAATAGGCGAAGGGGCGGTAGTGGCTGCCAATGCCGTGGTCACAAAAGATGTGCCGGCTTACTCCATCGCGGCTGGAAACCCTGCAAAAGTAGTAAAAACACTTCAGCCGCAGAATCGTATATGA
- a CDS encoding oligosaccharide flippase family protein: protein MRILPKSEFARHITMLSAGSLASQVILFVITPITTRFYTPADYGVLGIFTAILNVILLASSGRYELAITIPEKDGDAINLFSLSVILNTFTAVIVGLVVWLWGKQVLSLVNGSALAPYAWMLPVSIFGGGIYQSLTYWAVRSKRFSDLTKTKLHQSIGGGVTTLGLGYLQIRPLGLLVGQFVSMSFGLTTLLRPLIKNHKKELKSSSIREMGRLAVRYKKFALLSAPSALLNNAASFLPILLISSFYGTEKTGLFSLAMRIVGIPGILVGAAVMQVYMGETAEIVRNDRSKLAGMFSNVTRKLVRISGLVILFGCVSPYIFGFIFGHNWQNAGLYAAFLSVSAAAQLVVSPISTVAILMERQDLQMIGDLTRSILVAIALVVPHTLGWTAEATVATYALTMALTYAGFYLMYRWIVCNASVGDMGGITS from the coding sequence ATGCGAATTCTGCCCAAAAGTGAATTCGCACGCCACATAACAATGCTGTCGGCTGGGTCTCTAGCCTCACAGGTAATATTGTTTGTGATTACTCCAATCACTACACGTTTCTATACCCCGGCCGATTATGGTGTGCTTGGAATTTTTACCGCAATACTTAACGTGATATTGCTCGCATCCAGCGGACGCTACGAACTTGCAATTACGATACCCGAAAAAGACGGTGATGCAATAAACCTGTTTAGCTTATCGGTTATTCTAAATACGTTTACGGCAGTTATTGTAGGTCTTGTTGTCTGGTTATGGGGCAAGCAAGTCTTGTCGCTTGTAAATGGTTCGGCGCTGGCTCCATATGCATGGATGCTTCCGGTAAGCATATTTGGAGGCGGGATATATCAGTCACTCACATATTGGGCTGTGAGAAGCAAACGTTTCAGTGATCTGACAAAAACAAAGCTTCACCAAAGCATCGGCGGCGGTGTAACCACGCTTGGTTTGGGTTACCTGCAAATTCGACCATTAGGGCTTCTGGTTGGCCAGTTTGTTTCAATGTCTTTCGGTTTGACAACACTGCTCCGACCACTCATTAAGAATCATAAAAAAGAGCTTAAGTCAAGTAGTATAAGGGAGATGGGCAGGCTAGCGGTCAGGTATAAGAAATTCGCATTGCTGAGCGCACCGTCAGCATTGCTAAATAATGCTGCATCGTTTCTTCCGATTCTCCTGATATCTTCGTTTTATGGTACGGAAAAAACCGGGCTCTTTTCACTTGCGATGAGGATAGTCGGCATTCCCGGTATTCTTGTAGGTGCAGCTGTTATGCAGGTATATATGGGTGAAACTGCAGAAATTGTACGCAATGATAGAAGCAAGCTTGCCGGTATGTTCAGCAACGTAACACGCAAGCTCGTAAGGATTAGTGGGCTTGTAATATTGTTTGGCTGTGTGTCGCCATATATATTTGGGTTTATATTTGGCCATAACTGGCAGAATGCGGGGCTTTATGCTGCATTTCTGTCGGTTAGCGCGGCTGCTCAACTGGTTGTTTCTCCTATATCCACAGTAGCGATATTAATGGAGAGGCAGGATTTGCAGATGATAGGAGACCTGACAAGGAGTATATTGGTAGCCATAGCGTTAGTGGTTCCGCATACCCTTGGTTGGACAGCGGAAGCGACAGTTGCAACGTATGCTCTGACAATGGCTTTAACATATGCCGGTTTCTACCTAATGTATCGATGGATTGTATGCAATGCGAGTGTTGGAGATATGGGTGGGATCACATCGTGA
- a CDS encoding glycosyltransferase family 4 protein, producing MKIIFLTANPFPSYSGGIENWLYNIIRVLDSVDDIQLVIISPESDEKPFYDLSPFTHLSLVRTQRKSTTKYSVKLPRPLRLVASNMQSIKWITQSYKALCATAKKGDVVVVLHPIPGMLPAAGLKLTRRTQRVLCSVRGRIGLDLEAMGHPLVARIYKSIEKFLLRYSDAVHSNGRDTADYLLNELGVESTVVSNGVNYNQFAHPQPIFGNNTLCDIEKQRLSGIRFVATVATLRDVKGIRYIIEAAAVLKEKYANSVRFAFIGKGDPTAYKEYAHSLGVEDMMFFAGEQKEVSAFLQQIDVCVAVSGGGGVSNAAIEMMAAGKAIVAWNNMTYSQLLEHDQTGCLVDEWNSQSLAAGIETLLDDPCRAGRLGKNAQTKAADYDWSKIASAFLEIALGGCKENSK from the coding sequence ATGAAGATCATATTTTTAACTGCAAATCCGTTTCCTTCGTATTCCGGAGGAATAGAGAACTGGTTGTATAACATAATCAGGGTCTTGGATTCAGTGGATGATATACAACTGGTAATTATCTCACCGGAGTCGGATGAAAAACCATTTTATGATCTTTCGCCTTTCACACACCTTTCGCTTGTAAGGACTCAACGGAAGTCAACAACAAAGTATTCAGTTAAATTACCACGTCCTCTTCGACTGGTTGCCTCTAATATGCAGAGCATAAAATGGATAACCCAATCATATAAGGCGCTTTGTGCGACTGCGAAAAAGGGTGATGTAGTAGTAGTGCTCCATCCAATACCCGGCATGCTGCCGGCAGCAGGATTGAAACTGACAAGACGTACGCAGCGAGTTCTATGTTCTGTTCGTGGAAGGATTGGACTTGATCTTGAGGCTATGGGACATCCGTTGGTTGCGCGCATCTACAAGAGTATTGAGAAATTCTTGCTTCGGTATTCAGACGCTGTTCACAGCAATGGACGCGATACTGCAGATTATCTGTTGAATGAATTGGGCGTGGAGTCGACAGTGGTTTCAAATGGTGTAAACTATAACCAGTTTGCTCATCCACAACCTATCTTTGGCAACAACACTTTATGTGATATTGAAAAGCAGAGGCTTTCAGGAATTCGATTTGTGGCCACAGTAGCAACGTTGAGGGATGTCAAAGGCATTCGATACATAATCGAGGCCGCAGCAGTTTTGAAAGAGAAATATGCAAACAGTGTACGCTTTGCATTTATTGGTAAAGGCGACCCAACTGCCTATAAGGAATATGCGCATAGTCTCGGTGTTGAAGATATGATGTTCTTTGCGGGTGAGCAGAAGGAGGTGAGCGCATTCCTCCAACAGATAGATGTATGCGTGGCAGTATCAGGTGGTGGCGGAGTCAGTAACGCGGCAATTGAGATGATGGCTGCAGGTAAAGCCATAGTAGCTTGGAACAATATGACTTATAGTCAACTCCTTGAGCACGATCAAACTGGATGTTTAGTTGATGAGTGGAATTCTCAGTCACTTGCGGCCGGCATAGAAACTTTGTTGGATGATCCATGCAGAGCGGGCCGGCTCGGCAAGAATGCACAAACCAAAGCGGCAGATTATGACTGGAGCAAAATTGCGTCGGCATTTTTGGAAATTGCATTAGGTGGATGCAAGGAGAATTCCAAATGA